Proteins encoded in a region of the Elizabethkingia bruuniana genome:
- the fabV gene encoding enoyl-ACP reductase FabV, whose protein sequence is MIIQPRVRGFICLTAHPEGALQNVKSQIDYVKSKGEIKNGPKKVLVIGASTGFGLSSRISAAFGSGAATIGVFFEKAPSEGKLATAGWYNSAAFEKEANAAGLYAKSINGDAFSDEVKQQTIDLIKKDLGQIDLVVYSLASPRRTHPKTGVAYASVLKPIGEPFTNKTVDFHTGVVSDISIQPVDKDEDIQNTIAVMGGEDWKFWIEDLKNAGVLADGVKTVAYSYIGPELTFPIYRNGTIGQAKNDLEGSVTAINDMLKDLNGISYVSVNKALVTQSSSAIPVVPLYISLLYKVMKEKGIHEGTIEQMQRLFADRLYTDNGEVLLDDKGRIRIDDWEMREDVQKEVAALWETISTENLGEISDIEGYRKEFFQLFGFNVPGIDYEKDTNEVVNIPSIEG, encoded by the coding sequence ATGATCATACAACCACGTGTTAGAGGGTTTATCTGCCTTACTGCACACCCTGAAGGAGCTTTACAGAATGTTAAAAGTCAGATTGATTATGTAAAATCTAAAGGTGAGATTAAAAACGGGCCTAAGAAAGTATTGGTAATTGGTGCTTCTACAGGTTTCGGTTTGTCTTCCAGAATTTCAGCAGCTTTTGGTTCTGGTGCAGCAACTATTGGTGTTTTCTTTGAAAAAGCACCATCAGAAGGTAAACTGGCTACTGCCGGATGGTATAATTCTGCAGCTTTCGAGAAAGAAGCAAATGCGGCAGGACTATATGCAAAAAGTATCAATGGCGATGCTTTCTCCGATGAGGTAAAGCAGCAGACAATTGATCTTATTAAAAAAGATTTAGGTCAGATCGATTTAGTTGTTTACAGTTTAGCTTCCCCAAGACGTACGCACCCTAAAACAGGTGTGGCTTATGCTTCAGTACTAAAGCCAATCGGAGAACCTTTTACCAACAAAACTGTAGATTTCCATACAGGTGTTGTTTCAGATATCAGTATCCAGCCAGTAGACAAGGACGAAGATATTCAGAATACTATTGCTGTAATGGGAGGTGAAGACTGGAAATTCTGGATCGAAGATCTTAAGAATGCAGGTGTTCTGGCTGATGGAGTTAAGACTGTTGCTTATTCTTATATTGGCCCTGAATTAACTTTCCCTATCTATAGAAACGGAACTATTGGACAGGCTAAAAATGATCTGGAAGGATCTGTAACAGCGATCAATGACATGCTGAAAGACCTTAACGGTATTTCCTATGTGTCTGTTAACAAAGCTTTGGTTACACAATCCAGCTCAGCAATTCCTGTAGTGCCACTTTATATTTCCCTACTTTACAAAGTGATGAAAGAAAAAGGTATTCATGAAGGTACAATTGAGCAGATGCAGAGACTTTTTGCAGACAGATTGTATACAGATAACGGTGAAGTTTTACTAGATGATAAAGGCAGAATCCGTATCGACGACTGGGAAATGCGTGAAGATGTACAAAAAGAAGTTGCGGCTCTTTGGGAAACTATTTCTACAGAAAACTTAGGAGAAATTAGTGATATCGAAGGTTATCGTAAAGAGTTCTTCCAGTTATTTGGATTTAATGTTCCGGGTATTGATTACGAAAAAGATACCAACGAAGTGGTAAACATCCCGAGTATAGAAGGATAA